The following is a genomic window from Lysinibacillus sp. G4S2.
ATGATTACCCGATCAATAGACCGTTTTGGTATCCCTTATTTACAAGATATCCCGTTCTTTGGTCCATTATTATTCCGTGATGTCTATAGTACGTCAATTTTAGCTTTTGCAGTAGCTATTGGTGCATGGTTTATCATTTATAAAACACCATTTGGGTTACGTTTACGTGCTGTCGGTGAACATCCAATGGCTGCAGATACGATGGGCGTAAATGTTAATAAAATGCGCTATATTGCTGTTGTTATCTCTGGTGCATTAGGTGGTCTTGGTGGTGCAGTATACGCACAATCAATTACACTTAATTTCTCACATGCAACAATTGCTGGTCAAGGCTTTATGGCGATTGCGGCAATGATTTTTGGTAAATGGCATCCAATTGGTGCTTTAGGTGCGGCATTATTCTTTGGAGTAGCGCAAACGTTAAGTATTGCAGGGAGCGGAATTCCTTATGTTCAAGACATTCCTTCAGTATACCTACAAATTTTACCGTACGTATTAACAATCTTTGCATTAGCAGGATTTATCGGTAAAGCGAATGCACCAAAGGCTAGCGGACAACCTTATATTAAAGGGAAACGCTAAGAACAAAACATATAATCTTCTATCACTAAAGACTGGGCGAAACTGCCCAGTCTTTTTTCCTTGTACATATCTCGAACGTTTGGGAAAATAATGGTTGGAGGTTAATCAATGACAAAGGTTTTCGTCAAGGCTAAAGTGCTACATCCTCTAGGTCGCTTCGATTCCTCGGGCAAAAGTGGAGGAGCGCTTACTTTTGCTTCGGGCTCTCCGGCGTTTGTTGGATGTAAACGAGCGCTTTAGCGCATTTGTTCCTAGTATGAACTGGTTAATCAACAAAACTAATGTAATTTTACATATTTATATACATACTTTGGATTCTTTTTGCAATTATAGACAATAGACATGTATAGTATGTGTAGTACATTGTTATATTAAGAAAGATAGGAGGGTTCCATATGTTTAAAACAATACCTTTTGCAAAAGGTGTCAATTTGCATATCCGACAAACAACCCAATTTAAAACCGTAAATTTTTCAATAAAATGGAGAAGAGCATTAACGGCTACAAATGCGTCTGAACGCACCGTGTTAACAAATGTATTGCAGCACAGTAATGCCAAATTTACGACAACAGCCGCATTCCGTAGCTTTTTAGATGACTTATATGGCACAGTGTTGTATTTTGACACATCTAAGCGTGGCAATGAACATACAGTCCTGATGAATGTAGAAGCTGTTAATGATCATTTCTTGGCAAATACAAGTGTTTTAAATGAAGTACTTGGTTTATTGCACACAGCAATATTTGAACCGAATTTAGAAAACGGTGTATTTAAGGAATCTATTGTGGAACGTGAAAAGAAAACGGTTATTCAGCGTATTGAATCCATTTTTGACGATAAATCTCGTTTTGCACAGCAACGCCTTCAGCAAATTTTACGACCGAATGAACCGGCATCTATTTCTGCTAATGGAACTGTCGAGGACATTCAAAATATTACCTCAACATCATTGTTTGAAGCATATCAATCCATGCTTGCTAACGATAAAATAGACATTTATGTCGCAGGTGATATCAATGAAGAAGAAATAGTAGAGAAGTTGAAAAAAGCGCTACCATTTAATGATCGTACACCTGAAGAAATTCCTGCTGTACTTCCACAACAGCATCCACAAAATGATTATGTACGTGAACAACAAGACATGAAGCAAGGAAAGATGCATATTGGCTTTAGTACACCAGTACGATTTGGTGATCCGGATTTCGCAAAAATGCAAATCTTTAACGGCGTTTTTGGTGGTTATCCTCATGCCAAATTATTTATGAATGTTCGTGAAAAGGAAAGTTTAGCTTACTATGCGTCTAGTTCATATGCATCACATTATGGTTTAGTCTTTGTAGTGTCTGGCATCGAACCAAAGAATGAAGAAAAAGCACTATCGCTTATTAAGGAACAACTTGCTGTTATGCAAGCAGGCGATATTACAAATTTAGAATTAGAGCAAACAAAGGCAATGCTGACGAATCAGCTAAAAGAATCATTGGATTCTGCCCGAGGACAAATAGAAATTTTTGACCAATATAAAGATTTACCTGAGGAATTCGCTGTTGAAGCCTGGGCAAATAAATGGAAAGCTGTTACGAAGGAAGATGTTGTTGATATGGCGAAACAAGTACAGCTAGAAGCGGTCTATTTCTTATGTGGAAAGGAGCAAGCCGCACAATGAAAACAATTGAATTCAAACAATTAGATGAAACTTTGTATTATGAAAAATTAGAGAATGGCTTAGATGTCTATATTTTACCAAAAAAAGGCTTTTCAAAAACATTTGTAACGTTCACAACTAAGTATGGCTCGATTGACCGTACATTTGTGCCAATTGGTGATTCGGAAAGCATTACTGTACCAGATGGCATTGCCCATTTTTTAGAGCATAAAATGTTTGAAAAAGAAGATGGAGATGTCTTCCAAAAGTTTAGTGAATATGGTGCTTCGGCCAATGCCTTTACGTCATTTACACGTACGGCGTATTTATTTTCATCGACAGACAATATTTATAAAAGTACTGAAACATTATTAAATTTTGTCCAAGAGCCTTACTTTACAGAAGCTACAGTCAATAAGGAAAAGGGCATTATTGGGCAGGAAATTACGATGTACGATGATCAGCCAGATTGGCGCCTGTATTTTGGCACAATCGAAAATATGTATCATAATCACCCAGTGAAAATTGATATCGCTGGTACAATAGAGTCGATTGACGGCATTACGGCGGATCATTTATATACGTGCTACAATACATTTTATCATCCGTCCAATATGTTATTATTTGTCATTGGCGCCGTAGATCCTAATGAAATGATGACGTATATTCGTGACAATCAAAACAAAAAAGAATTCCCTGAACCAACACCAATTCAACGCTTCTTTGATAAGGAGCCGACAGAGGTTGCTGTCAAAGAGCGTGAATTGCATATGGATGTACAAAAGCCAAAGGTCTATGTTGGCTTAAAAGCAAAAGAAACAAATCTTTCTGGTCGTGATATGTTAAAGCATGAGCTGTCTGTTCAAATTGCACTTGAACTTATTTTTGGACGTACATCTAGTTTTTATGAGCGTATTTATGAAGATGGTTTAATTGATGAAACGTATGCCTTTGATTTTACGTTAGAAAATGGTTTTGGCTTTGCTATGATTGGCTCAGATTCTACAGAGCCAGCTGCATTAGAGAAAGCTATTAAGGAAGAATTAGCAAAGTATGATGGAGATGCACAATTTGAAAATGCCGATTTAGAACGAGTGAAACGTAAAAAAATAGGTTTCTTCTTACGTGCACTAAACTCTATTGAATTTATCGCTAACCAATTTACGCGTTATTCGTTTAATGATATGAATTTGTTCGATGTCGTGCCTGTACTAGAAGAACTGACGATCGATGATTTGAAAAAAGCATTTTCTTCGGTTCAAGGCGAGTCTCAACAAACTGTCTTTAAAGTTTTACCTACAGAGAAGGGCGTACAGTGAAAAAGTTTGCCCTCGTGTTAGGTGCATCAGGTGAGATTGGCCGTGCTATTTGTCAGAGTCTGGCAGAAGATGGTTGGTCCATCTACATACATTTTTCAAACAATGAGAAGGCGGCGCAGGCTTTATTCTGCTCCCTTTCAGAAAGCTTCCCTGCACAGGAATTTATGCTTGTACAGGGAAATTTTTCGAAAGTATCTGGGGCGCAATCGCTAGCATCTCAAATTTTTAATGTGCAAGCGATTGTCTTTGCAAATGGTCAGGCACATTATTCTCTACTTGAAGATACAACGGTGGAGGACATGGATGCATTATGGCGAGTTCATGTGCAAAATCCAATGCGTCTAACGGCCTTGCTTTCATCAAAGCTTCGCGCTCATGATGTCAGCTATGTCCTGTTTATCGGTTCCATTTGGGGAGAGGCTGGATCGGCTGGTGAAGCACTTTACGCCACTGTGAAGGGTGCCCAGCATGCTTTTGTAAAGTCATATGCGAAAGAAGCAGCATTGTCACGAATTCGTGTTAATGCTATTGCACCAGGCTTTATTAATACCTCGATGAACAATCATTTAAGTGAAGAGGAGCTTGAATATGTTATAGAGGACATTCCGTTAGGTTTAGTTGGACAAACTACGGATGTTGCTGAAATGGTACGTTTCTATCTTTCGGGAAAAGCAGATTATGTAACGGGACAAATAATTCGATTAAACGGTGGCTGGTACATATAATTTTCTTTTTTGCACATACTACATGTGTAAAGGAGGAGGAACATATGACCATTTTAGAAAACTGGCAAAAATGGACATCGTTTTTAGGACAAAATGTTACGAATGCAGAATCAAGCGGTATGCCAAAGAAATTGATTCAACAGGCTGCTGTACAAATTGGCGAATATTTGGCGACGAATGTCGATCCTAAAAACGAACAAGAGCGAGTGCTGTCGGATTTATGGGGCGTTGCCTCTGAAGATGAAAAAGAAGCATTGGCGAATTGTGTCGTTAAACTTGTACAAAATAAGCATGTGCAGTAAAAAAAGAGGAGAGCTTATCTCCTCTTTTTTCTATATTTTTTGCATGGAAAAGGGAACGTATGTAAGCCTATTTTGAATGCTGCCAAAAAAAATAGTAAGTTTTTAAAAATAACACCGTAATTCCATATATTCTAACTTTCCATTACATAAAAAATCAGCTATGATGGAACTTATAAAGGGTTTTTTACGTTAACTAATAGGAAGGGAACGAGTGTGTTTGAGCGATTGGTACTTTGAATATGAAATTCAGGTGAATCGCCCTGGATTATTAGGAGATATTACTTCACTTTTAGGGATGCTTCGTGTCAATATTATTTCGATAAATGGTGTCGATGAGGATCGACGTGGTATGTTAGTGCATACAGACAATGATGGGGCAATTGAGCGTTTTCGTACAATTGTTTCGACAATGGAACATATTAACGTTACCAAATTTCGACAACCTAAACTCCGTGATCGTTTAGCTCTGAGGCACGGTCATTATATTCCTCGAGATGCAGATGAAAAAAATACTTTCCGTTTTGTACGAGATGAACTTGGTATTTTAGTTGACTTTATGGCTGAACTCTTTAAAAAAGAGGGGCATAAGCTCATTGGAATACGTGGAATGCCTCGTGTTGGGAAAACCGAGTCGATTGTAGCGGCTAGTGTATGTGCCAATAAAAAATGGATTTTTTTATCATCTACAATGATTAAGCAGACTGTCCGCAATAAACTGGCTGGTGATGAATTCAGTGACAATAATATTTTTATATTAGATGGCATTGTAACACGTCGTTCATCTGATGAGCGACATTTGCAACTAGTACGTGAAATGATGAGTATGCCTTCTATTAAGGTTGTCGAGCATCCAGATATGTTTATTCAGCATTCAGAATATAAGATAGAGGATTTTGATTATATCATTGAATTACGTCATCACCCAGATGAAGAAATTACGTATGAGATAATGGAAAAAAACCATATGATGTCCGAATCCGATTCATTTGGAGGATTTAATTTTTAATTTGATATTAAAGTAGGTGTTATGGAGTGGCAGAATTAGGGACTCGACTGAAAGAAGCGAGACTGTCTAAAGGCTACAGCTTAGACGATTTACAAGAAATAACGAAAATTCAAAAACGTTATTTAGTAGGGATTGAAGAGGGCAATTATTCGATTATGCCTGGTTCATTTTATGTACGAGCTTTTATTAAACAATATGCGGACGCTGTTGGTTTGAACGCTGAGGAAATTTTAGAAACCTATAAGAGCGAATTGCCAGGAACAAAAAATGATCAAGTAAGTCAATCGATGACGAATAGCCCAAGTAGAAGAAAAGTTTCAAAGGGCCCTTCCAATAGAATGATGGAGGCAATGCCAAAAATAATCGTTGGTTTATTTATCATTGTCATTATTGTAGCAATTTGGGTGTTATTGCAATCTAAAAATAAAGCAGGGTCAGACGCTGTTGAGGATACACCTCCAGAAATACAGTATGATAAACAAATAAAACCAATCGATAGTGAGAAAGATAAAGAAAAAGAAGATAAAAAAGCTCAAGCAAAAGCTAAACAAGACTCAACAGATTCAGCAGAGAAAAAAACTGATGAAAAACCAACTGAAGAGGTTAAGCAATCGATTTCAGCGGGAGCTATTGAAGCGGATGGGGCTACAACTTCTTATACGTTAACAGGTACAGATACATTTAAAATTCGTATTGAGGTATCAGGTCCTACATTTATCGGTATTCGAAATCAACAACAACAAGAAATCCTAACAGATACACGTGTATATAATGCAGGTGAAGTAGTGGAATTCGACGCAACATCTCAAAACTACGCCCGTATCCGTTTAGGTAATTCAGCACAAGCTAAGGTATATATTAATGACGAACTTTTAACGTATGCACAGCAAATTGTAACGCAAAACATCGTCATCAATTTCAATAAAGAATAGTAGTCATCTAGTGATGACTACTTTCTTTCATCATGAAAGGTGTTAGAAAAATGAACATTCCAAATAAAATTACCATCTCTCGAATCATACTTATTCCGTTCTTTGTCATTGTGATGATGTTTGATTTCAACTGGGGAACAATGTCACTATTCGGTGCAGAGATGCCTGTTCATCATTTTATAGGTGCACTTATTTTTATTTTTGCTTCTACAACTGATTGGGTGGATGGTTATTATGCACGTAAGTATAATCTTGTGACAACATTTGGGAAATTTTTAGACCCACTAGCTGACAAATTGCTAGTTTCAGCAGCTTTTATTTTAATGGTAGAGCTTGATATGGCTCCTGCCTGGCTAATAATCATTATTATTAGCCGTGAGTTTGCGGTAACTGGCCTGCGTTTAATATTGGCGGGTGAAGGAGAAGTTGTTGCGGCGAATCAGCTTGGTAAAATTAAAACATGGACTCAAATTATGGCTATTGCAGCAGCGCTTTTACACAATACAATCTTTACACTGATCGGTATTCCATTTGATGATATTATGCTATATATTGCATTGTTCTTTACACTATGGTCTGGATGGGATTATTTCTATCTAAATCGACGTGTCTTACTTGAGTCTAAATAAGGAAGGTCTTGGGGATGATGAATGCTGAAATTCTTGCAGTTGGCTCAGAGTTATTGCTTGGTCAGATTACGAATACAAATGCGAAATTTATTTCTAATCAGTTGTCCGAGTTGGGGATAAATGTTTATTATCACACTGTTGTAGGGGATAATGCAAAACGTTTAGAAGAGGCTATTTCCGTTGCAGAGACTCGTGCTGATTTAATCATTTTCTCAGGCGGTCTTGGTCCTACAAAGGATGATTTAACAAAGGAAACGATTGCTCGTCATCTTGGCGTTAAGCTCGAATTTGATAATATCGCACTGACATATATTGAGCAATTTTTTGCACAGCGAGGACGTCCAATGACGGACAATAATCGTAAGCAGGCTTTAATACTAGCAGGTAGTGAGGTGCTTGCTAACCATCACGGTATGGCACCTGGCATGATACTAACAAAAGATGAGCGTACTTATATTTTGCTTCCGGGGCCACCTAAAGAGCTGGAGCCGATGTTCCAGTTTGAAGCAAAGCCAAAGCTTAGTGCGATGTTAAATGCTGGAGGGGTTATTGCATCGCACGTTATGCGCTTTTATGGAATTGGCGAAGCAGAACTTGAGGTACGTGTCCAAGATATTTTAGATTCGCAAACAAACCCAACTGTTGCTCCACTTGCTTCTGACGGCGAGGTTACATTGCGTGTAACGGCCAAGGCAGAATCGGAGCAAGAAGCGCAGCAACTCATTGCCGCAAAGGTAGCAGAAATTCAAGCGCTTGTTGGTGACTATCAGTATGGTAGAGATGATGATTCTCTTGCCTCTAAAACAGTAGAAATGTTACTAGATAATAAGTTAACAATTGCCGCGGCAGAAAGTTTAACAGCAGGGTTATTTCAGTCAGAGCTTGCTGAGATACCAGGTGTAGGAGATGCCCTTGTTGGTGGTGTTGTTACGTATACAGAAGAGGCTAAAATTAAGCAGCTTGGTATTTCTAAAGAATTATTAGATACACATGGGATTGTAAGCAGTGAATGTGCAGCGGCCATGGCTAGTACAGTACGTAAAAAATTCGCAACGGATATTGGTATTGGATTAACAGGTGCAGCAGGTCCTACGGCTCATGATCATCAACCAGTAGGGACGGTTTGGATTGGTATTGCGATTGGTAATGAAGAGCCAATTACGTATTTACTTCATTTATCAGGCATGCGCAATACAAATAGACTTCGTACGGTGAAGTTTACATGTCATTATTTAATGCAGCTTTTGGAAGAAAGAGGCTTTAAAAAACGTTAATCAATTTGCTCCGGCATAATATAGGTTCATAGGTTTATCACCAAAAGTTGCGGATGACTTTTGTTAAAACGTCTATTATGAAAATAAGTTGATTGGAGTGGAGGCTGGGCGCCCCCAGGAAAGCGCCCAGCCGGAACGGAAATCAACCACAAGTTTTGGTGATGGTCCATAATATAGTTGAAAATAGAAATTTGGGTAGAGAAAAGTTACCCAAATTTTTATTTTGAAGAAAAAACGAATAAATGTTCGCTTTTTTCTTGCGTCTTCTCTTAAAAACAAGTATAGTAGAGATAGAGAAAAACAGTGAACAGTTTTCGAAGGAGGAAAATGAATGAGTGATCGTAAAGCAGCCTTAGAACAGGCGTTAAAACAAATTGAAAAGAACTTTGGTAAAGGTTCTATCATGAAACTTGGCGAAAAGACGGATTTAGAAATTGCTACATCTTCAAGTGGTTCGCTAGCACTTGATGCTGCATTAGGTGTAGGTGGTTATCCGCGTGGAC
Proteins encoded in this region:
- a CDS encoding ABC transporter permease, which gives rise to MSFLEMLYFIIPSAILYATPLIFTAIGGVFSERSGVVNIGLEGLMIVGAFVGIYVNLEYASTFGAATIWVAMLAAVIVGGIFSLLHAVASISFRADQTVSGVAINLLGLAVSVFLVKMIYDKGQTDMITRSIDRFGIPYLQDIPFFGPLLFRDVYSTSILAFAVAIGAWFIIYKTPFGLRLRAVGEHPMAADTMGVNVNKMRYIAVVISGALGGLGGAVYAQSITLNFSHATIAGQGFMAIAAMIFGKWHPIGALGAALFFGVAQTLSIAGSGIPYVQDIPSVYLQILPYVLTIFALAGFIGKANAPKASGQPYIKGKR
- a CDS encoding pitrilysin family protein is translated as MFKTIPFAKGVNLHIRQTTQFKTVNFSIKWRRALTATNASERTVLTNVLQHSNAKFTTTAAFRSFLDDLYGTVLYFDTSKRGNEHTVLMNVEAVNDHFLANTSVLNEVLGLLHTAIFEPNLENGVFKESIVEREKKTVIQRIESIFDDKSRFAQQRLQQILRPNEPASISANGTVEDIQNITSTSLFEAYQSMLANDKIDIYVAGDINEEEIVEKLKKALPFNDRTPEEIPAVLPQQHPQNDYVREQQDMKQGKMHIGFSTPVRFGDPDFAKMQIFNGVFGGYPHAKLFMNVREKESLAYYASSSYASHYGLVFVVSGIEPKNEEKALSLIKEQLAVMQAGDITNLELEQTKAMLTNQLKESLDSARGQIEIFDQYKDLPEEFAVEAWANKWKAVTKEDVVDMAKQVQLEAVYFLCGKEQAAQ
- a CDS encoding pitrilysin family protein, producing the protein MKTIEFKQLDETLYYEKLENGLDVYILPKKGFSKTFVTFTTKYGSIDRTFVPIGDSESITVPDGIAHFLEHKMFEKEDGDVFQKFSEYGASANAFTSFTRTAYLFSSTDNIYKSTETLLNFVQEPYFTEATVNKEKGIIGQEITMYDDQPDWRLYFGTIENMYHNHPVKIDIAGTIESIDGITADHLYTCYNTFYHPSNMLLFVIGAVDPNEMMTYIRDNQNKKEFPEPTPIQRFFDKEPTEVAVKERELHMDVQKPKVYVGLKAKETNLSGRDMLKHELSVQIALELIFGRTSSFYERIYEDGLIDETYAFDFTLENGFGFAMIGSDSTEPAALEKAIKEELAKYDGDAQFENADLERVKRKKIGFFLRALNSIEFIANQFTRYSFNDMNLFDVVPVLEELTIDDLKKAFSSVQGESQQTVFKVLPTEKGVQ
- a CDS encoding SDR family oxidoreductase; the encoded protein is MKKFALVLGASGEIGRAICQSLAEDGWSIYIHFSNNEKAAQALFCSLSESFPAQEFMLVQGNFSKVSGAQSLASQIFNVQAIVFANGQAHYSLLEDTTVEDMDALWRVHVQNPMRLTALLSSKLRAHDVSYVLFIGSIWGEAGSAGEALYATVKGAQHAFVKSYAKEAALSRIRVNAIAPGFINTSMNNHLSEEELEYVIEDIPLGLVGQTTDVAEMVRFYLSGKADYVTGQIIRLNGGWYI
- a CDS encoding DUF3243 domain-containing protein codes for the protein MTILENWQKWTSFLGQNVTNAESSGMPKKLIQQAAVQIGEYLATNVDPKNEQERVLSDLWGVASEDEKEALANCVVKLVQNKHVQ
- a CDS encoding YmfK family protein codes for the protein MSDWYFEYEIQVNRPGLLGDITSLLGMLRVNIISINGVDEDRRGMLVHTDNDGAIERFRTIVSTMEHINVTKFRQPKLRDRLALRHGHYIPRDADEKNTFRFVRDELGILVDFMAELFKKEGHKLIGIRGMPRVGKTESIVAASVCANKKWIFLSSTMIKQTVRNKLAGDEFSDNNIFILDGIVTRRSSDERHLQLVREMMSMPSIKVVEHPDMFIQHSEYKIEDFDYIIELRHHPDEEITYEIMEKNHMMSESDSFGGFNF
- a CDS encoding helix-turn-helix domain-containing protein; translated protein: MAELGTRLKEARLSKGYSLDDLQEITKIQKRYLVGIEEGNYSIMPGSFYVRAFIKQYADAVGLNAEEILETYKSELPGTKNDQVSQSMTNSPSRRKVSKGPSNRMMEAMPKIIVGLFIIVIIVAIWVLLQSKNKAGSDAVEDTPPEIQYDKQIKPIDSEKDKEKEDKKAQAKAKQDSTDSAEKKTDEKPTEEVKQSISAGAIEADGATTSYTLTGTDTFKIRIEVSGPTFIGIRNQQQQEILTDTRVYNAGEVVEFDATSQNYARIRLGNSAQAKVYINDELLTYAQQIVTQNIVINFNKE
- the pgsA gene encoding CDP-diacylglycerol--glycerol-3-phosphate 3-phosphatidyltransferase, yielding MNIPNKITISRIILIPFFVIVMMFDFNWGTMSLFGAEMPVHHFIGALIFIFASTTDWVDGYYARKYNLVTTFGKFLDPLADKLLVSAAFILMVELDMAPAWLIIIIISREFAVTGLRLILAGEGEVVAANQLGKIKTWTQIMAIAAALLHNTIFTLIGIPFDDIMLYIALFFTLWSGWDYFYLNRRVLLESK
- a CDS encoding competence/damage-inducible protein A; amino-acid sequence: MNAEILAVGSELLLGQITNTNAKFISNQLSELGINVYYHTVVGDNAKRLEEAISVAETRADLIIFSGGLGPTKDDLTKETIARHLGVKLEFDNIALTYIEQFFAQRGRPMTDNNRKQALILAGSEVLANHHGMAPGMILTKDERTYILLPGPPKELEPMFQFEAKPKLSAMLNAGGVIASHVMRFYGIGEAELEVRVQDILDSQTNPTVAPLASDGEVTLRVTAKAESEQEAQQLIAAKVAEIQALVGDYQYGRDDDSLASKTVEMLLDNKLTIAAAESLTAGLFQSELAEIPGVGDALVGGVVTYTEEAKIKQLGISKELLDTHGIVSSECAAAMASTVRKKFATDIGIGLTGAAGPTAHDHQPVGTVWIGIAIGNEEPITYLLHLSGMRNTNRLRTVKFTCHYLMQLLEERGFKKR